GTCATTGCCTTACTGTTATCTTCCAACTCACAAGAAGAAGTGTTAATAATTTTGTTTTTTAACACTATATTGTTCACACTTTAGTGTTAAAATGTGCGTGAACACGGGACTAAAACCAACCATGAAAACTTTGAGGAGAACGCCTCAATCTCTCTGAGGAAGAGTTGAGTTGTCAGTTAAATCTAAGTTTTCATACATTTGGCAATTGGGGAACCGGGAAAAAGTCCCGCCATTTCATAACGCAACTAGGTTGGCTCGTGAGCTAGGTGTTTCCCTTAAAACCCTGACTAGAACTTTTCGAGTAGATGTTAAGAGCATTTCCTCTGAGCCACTATCAAAACAATGCCTTACAGAAGGCCGCTCTGCTTCAATGTCTGCATCAAACCAAATGGAACCTTCAACCAACCAAAAAGCTACTTAATGGCTGGAGATATAGAACAGATACCACGAGATATGTAGTCACCTGCAAACACAAACGCTCCGATTAACTGCCTAAATTAATTGTAGACCCAGATTGTTTGTAAAAGAGAGAGGGGTGTCAACCCACATTTTCTGCAAAAATTCCACAACCAATGCCGATACACCTGAATAACCTGTAAATAGGTTGGGGATGGCTGCTAGATTTTGTTTGATGCTTTGCCAAGCAGATAATATTATTCCCGCTTGCTTTGAGGACAAATCATTTGGAGTGGAAATTTGCTGATTTCCCAGTCGAGGGGATGATGTTTGGCTACCCTTCATGGGAAAACTACCATCCCACATAGATACTTTCTTGATGAAGTATTGATTAGCTAATGTCAACATCTCTCGGCAGAATCTTCCACTGCCTCGTTCATCACTGATGCTCACATGATGCTCCCCGATAATCTGAATTCGCTTAACCACATTTACATCCTTGAAAAAGAAGAACAGGAAAAAAGGAAGTGAATAAAAAAAACTAAGATTGGTACTAGTTAAATTCCATTAGGTTAAATTACCCAAAGAAAGCCCCAGGTGATAAGCCTGGGGAGGATGCAAATCATGAAGGCATAACGGTTGGCGCTGATTTAGCGTCCTGCAATACTAAACCCGGTCGTGAACCAGGAAGAGGAGGTTCAAGCCTTCTGATGTGTGCATTTTGGTGCAATAACCTATTAACACCTACGATACTCCTGACAAAACGGATGTAGTTGCCAAAATGCCAAATTAGGAGATAAGGAGATGCAAGTAAAAATGTGGGTAAGACCCTACACCCCCATACCTCCAGACTCAGTTACAGTAAATGTGTAGCGCCCTTATTTCAAATCTAGTAAACCGTTTTCTTTCAACTTAGGATTGAAGCGAATTTGTGTTTGTAAACCACGGACTTCTAAAACTGCTAAAATTTCAGCCTCTACTCGTCGTGCCACATTTTTAATGATTTTGGTTTGCGCCATTTCATCATTTGCAGGATTGTCATATTTTGCCTGTTCTTCAGGTGTCATGACTGCTTTGGCATCTATAGACTGCGTCCATTTGTCCTTGCTTTGTGCATTTCCCGATGGCACACTGCCATTTTCAGCAATCCAGGTATGCTCGATGTTTTCTAAAACTGTACGATTGGGACGTTCAATTGTTTGGGCTTTCACCCAATAGCAATGTTGCGGTTGACGTACTAAGTGCTGCTTGAGGCTGAGATAAACATCGCGGGAATATCCTACAAATTGCAGCACTTTTTCTTGATCAAAAATTGCGTATACCCCAATTTTACCCTGTAATTGTTCGGGCAACTGACCGTTTCCGTCAATGAAGGGAATGTATTCCAAAGTTGATAAAGAAGGAAGATTAGTTTCTGTAGTCATAGATTAAGTTCAAAAAATCAAAATTTACTAATTTGTATTTATTAATGAGTTCATTTTCAAAAAAAAATCATTCCTGACTAATGACTATGTGATAAATTGCACAAAGGCGACTAGGTTTGAAAATTTTGGCATTGAACATAAAATTTGGCGGTACATTAATGATGGCGTACTCTTCAGATTCATAATACTTTTCAAATTCTACTGGCATACCTTTAGGAGTGGCTAGACTGTAAGGCACTGGTTGAAAAAGCAATTCTAAAAATTCAACCTTTTCGCATTTCAACTGTTGGGTGATTTGATGCAGGAAAGCTTCTCCAGTCAATAATTGAAATAACATTTCTTGAGCTTGTGGTTCGAGAGTAAAACTCGCATCAAAATTCTTAACAATTTTCAAAGGCATTTTACTTCCAGGTACTTGGTTATGGCTGAAAAATCAGAGAGCATTGGAGACATTTTAATACATCGTGAGCCTTCTATGAAAAGCCCAACTGCTCATGATGAATTTTACGCCTGTGGCTAAAGCGCAAAACCTTCCGATGATCAGCTTGTTGCCGATAAACGGATAGTGGTAAAGCACGTTGCGCTCAAAATTTTCTGAGTCTTCCGGGTCATCGTAATACCTATAATCCCCAATGATGATATTTGGATTCGAGACAACATTTTTGATGAAACAAACCTGGGGAAACCCTGCATTGGGTGTGGGACTCTCGCATCGGGATATTGCATCACAGCACAGAAGAATTGCTGACTTTTCTACTAAGTTACCGAAAAAAGCAGCGATTCCTCAGGGATAAACTCGCTGCTTCAAAATAACCGATTCTACAACACCTGCAAAAGCTGCTTAATTTTGGTATCTTGGCGTTGCTTGAATTTTGTTGGAAAATCCAAATCAATGACGAGCTTGCCATTTATGTCTTCTTGTACCCTACAAATTTCAGCAACCAACTTACTAGGTGAGGGGTTCCCCTCATCTCGACTCAAGAGCAAACCAACGAGTGGTTTGATATTTCCCATCTTGTGCAAGTCCTCTTGTCCAAGCACTCTGTCACCAGATTTAGCTCTTTTACCCCATATTTCCAGACGTAAACCTGTTACCCCTAGTTCCGTAGCAATTCCAGGGAAGAAATGACCATCCCAGTAGAGTTCACCGATGGCGTTAACCTGCTTGCGTATCTGGTTACGGGTGATTGGTTTGATCTCACGTAAAGAGCGAGTCAGACTGGTGACAAGGAACCCAAGGGAAGCAATTGGTTTGTCTATGGACTGGCGCTTCTGGGAATACCATTCACGCACATCAGAATACAAAATCAGGATTAAGTTATCCATTTGGGCACGGCTGGGATTGACAAAGTCAATTGCCAAAAGGGTTTCCGTATCACTTACAGGCGAGATTCGTACAACCCGTCCTGTTAGGGAGGTGCGAGTAGTAGAATCTCCCATAATCTCAACATCGATTTCATCCGGTAAGTTAGGCCAGGATTCCAAAGAAATCAATGCCCCAGTTTCTGAAATATTAACTGTTTCGCCCTTGAATGTCTGGTTGCTACTAGAAACAAGGACTCTAAGGCGTCGCTGCAAACGATGGGAAGAACGCACCTGCGGCTGCTCAAACCCCACTAGCAATGCCGCTATTAGCAGAATGAGGTTAAAACCTGACCATAAAGTGTTGACCAAGACTGCTTGCCAATCCTCTGGACGAAGCAACAACCAGTAGGGAACGGCAAATAAGGAAGTAAAAACGAACGCCGCTACCACGATAAGACCACGCATTGACTGCCAGTCAAAAGTACGCTTAGTAACGTTCACCCCTTTATCAGTGACGTTAAAGGAACCAAGATTGGGGTTAATGAGCGCTAACATCGTCACCCACCCTGCTTGGAAAGCCATCACAAATTCAAAAATTTCGTTCCAAAACGAAAAACGGACATTTTTGTAGATGAGGTGGTTGGTGAATAGGGCGAGGAGAATATGCGGTACGGCGTAGGCTAGAGTTTCCAAACCTAGACCTCGGATGGGGTTAATGCCAAACAATAAGAACAGCGTGGGAACAATTGCATATATCAGCCGAGGATACCCGTACAAGAAGTGCGAAGTCGCACTAAAATAACAAATTCGTTGAGGAACCGTTAATTTCAAGCTGGAATTAAACAGAGGGTTTTCCAGTCGCAGAATCTGCGCCATGCCCCTTGCCCAGCGCACCTGTTGACCCACATAGGAAGAAAACGTGTCTGGAGCTAAACCAGCCACCATAATTTTGTCGTAATAGACCGATTTGTAACCACGAGAGTGTAACCGTAGTGCTGTGTGACAATCTTCTGTCACAGTTTCAACCGCAATTCCCCCAACTTCCAAGGCATGGGACTTACGGATTACAGCCGCTGAACCGC
The sequence above is a segment of the Mastigocladopsis repens PCC 10914 genome. Coding sequences within it:
- a CDS encoding GIY-YIG nuclease family protein — translated: MTTETNLPSLSTLEYIPFIDGNGQLPEQLQGKIGVYAIFDQEKVLQFVGYSRDVYLSLKQHLVRQPQHCYWVKAQTIERPNRTVLENIEHTWIAENGSVPSGNAQSKDKWTQSIDAKAVMTPEEQAKYDNPANDEMAQTKIIKNVARRVEAEILAVLEVRGLQTQIRFNPKLKENGLLDLK
- the bcsA gene encoding UDP-forming cellulose synthase catalytic subunit, with protein sequence MSSLNSPQRQRFNLSRWLIDITPQFFDRALENVGVKQFKWLVLLLLLLSIPLIITPLRVWQQAVIALFFVILGQLVMQAEEQESSLEISQYYHLFMVWLSFVTTLRYLYYRTSYTLNFDGLLNSIACLLLYSAELYAILTLALAYFQTLKIKERQPVDLSTIPHQEWFTVDIYIPTFNEDVEIVRKTALAAIACDYAPGKKTVYILDDGRPRRYKENDPRREKFRARREQIRQMCEEIGCIHLTRDNNNHAKAGNINNAFRNTDGDLVLILDCDHIPSRQFLLDTVGFFYDPKVSFVQTPHWFYNPDPFERNLLTGGKIPVGNELFYKVLQKGNDFWNAAFFCGSAAVIRKSHALEVGGIAVETVTEDCHTALRLHSRGYKSVYYDKIMVAGLAPDTFSSYVGQQVRWARGMAQILRLENPLFNSSLKLTVPQRICYFSATSHFLYGYPRLIYAIVPTLFLLFGINPIRGLGLETLAYAVPHILLALFTNHLIYKNVRFSFWNEIFEFVMAFQAGWVTMLALINPNLGSFNVTDKGVNVTKRTFDWQSMRGLIVVAAFVFTSLFAVPYWLLLRPEDWQAVLVNTLWSGFNLILLIAALLVGFEQPQVRSSHRLQRRLRVLVSSSNQTFKGETVNISETGALISLESWPNLPDEIDVEIMGDSTTRTSLTGRVVRISPVSDTETLLAIDFVNPSRAQMDNLILILYSDVREWYSQKRQSIDKPIASLGFLVTSLTRSLREIKPITRNQIRKQVNAIGELYWDGHFFPGIATELGVTGLRLEIWGKRAKSGDRVLGQEDLHKMGNIKPLVGLLLSRDEGNPSPSKLVAEICRVQEDINGKLVIDLDFPTKFKQRQDTKIKQLLQVL